Proteins encoded together in one Solanum lycopersicum chromosome 7, SLM_r2.1 window:
- the LOC101268376 gene encoding uncharacterized protein → MNKRYKQKEIKKCLQNNKVTLAGLIETRVKENNTRETVNNIAAGWNCLNNYKNARKSLWSDMIQIGKSVNHPWIIVGDLNAMLSPKDRLAGVPVNENEIKDFSNCVKVMGLNESGNARISSRIDRAFGNEDWMDEWGHVILEYGNPGVSYHSPMHLILQQSYQQIKVNFKFFNIWTEHESFLDLVEKVWKQEKGKDSMKMVWNKLKALQHVLKQFNNREFKFISKQIDEARTDLEEVQNQLSNQAKDDLIGKEKELLTKLEKWSMLEENALRQKARAMWIKLGDANNKYFSSVIKERNNKKLIRNLMSLDGRIFMNPKRSRMNLSLFIRA, encoded by the exons ATGAATAAGAGATACAAGCAGAAGGAAATAAAGAAGTGTTTGCAGAATAATAAAGTTACTTTGGCTGGCTTAATTGAAACTAGAGTGAAAGAGAACAATACTAGGGAAACAGTTAATAACATAGCTGCAGGATGGAACTGTTTGAACAACTACAAAAATGCA AGGAAGAGTTTGTGGAGTGATATGATCCAGATAGGAAAAAGTGTTAACCACCCTTGGATTATTGTGGGAGATTTAAATGCTATGTTGTCTCCCAAAGATAGGTTAGCTGGTGTTCCTGTCAATGAGAATGAGATAAAAGATTTCTCAAATTGTGTCAAGGTCATGGGACTTAATGAG AGTGGTAATGCAAGGATCTCAAGCAGGATTGATAGAGCCTTTGGGAATGAGGATTGGATGGATGAATGGGGGCATGTCATACTAGAATATGGCAATCCAGGGGTCTCATATCATAGTCCAATGCATTTGATACTCCAGCAAAGTTATCAGCAAATAAAAGTAAACTTTAAGTTTTTTAATATATGGACTGAACATGAATCCTTCTTGGATCTTGTGGAGAAAGTGTGGAAACAGGAGAAAGGAAAGGACTCAATGAAGATGGTGTGGAACAAACTGAAGGCCCTTCAACATGTCCTAAAGCAGTTTAATAATAGAGAGTTCAAATTCATTAGCAAACAGATTGACGAAGCTAGAACTGATCTTGAAGAAGTGCAAAATCAGCTCAGTAATCAAGCAAAAGATGATTTAATAGGTAAAGAAAAAGAACTCCTTACAAAACTTGAAAAATGGTCTATGTTAGAAGAAAATGCACTCAGGCAAAAAGCAAGAGCAATGTGGATTAAGTTGGGGGATgcaaacaataaatattttagcTCAGTGATAAAGGAGAGAAATAATAAGAAGCTCATCAGAAATTTGATGTCCTTAGATGGAAGGATCTTTATGAACCCCAAGAGATCCAGAATGAATTTGTCTCTTTTTATAAGAGCTTAA